The genomic DNA TATTATCTTTTTGAAAACTGCGGGGCACGACGTGCAGCCTTGAGGCCGTACTTCTTACGCTCTTTCATTCTCGGGTCACGGGTGAGAAGGCCAGCCTTCTTGAGGATGGGGCGCATCTCATCAGAAACCTGCAACAGTGCGCGGGAAAGACCATGGCGGATGGCACCAGCCTGGCCAGATACGCCGCCGCCTGCGACGGTGCAGATGATATCATATTTGCCAAGAGTATCGGTCAAAGCCATCGGCTGACGAACAATCAGCTTGAGGGTATCAAGGCCAAAATAATCGTCAATGTCTCTGCCGTTGATGGTGATGCTGCCGCTGCCGGGATAAACTCTTACGCGGGCAACGGAACTCTTTCTGCGGCCTGTGCCGTAGAGATAAGGCTTGCTATCATACATAACTTTCAGTCTCCTCTCTTATTCGTTCCAGGCCTTCGGCTGTTGGGCTTCCTGGTTGTGGTTAGCATCACGATAGATGCGCGCGCGGGTGAGCGCTTTTCTGCCGAGCGTATTGTCCGGCAGCATGCCCTTGACGGCCAACATCATGGCCTTTTCGGGATTGTTCTTCATCAGAGTGGCATAGTTGACCTCTTTAAGGCCGCCGACCCAACCACTGTGGTGACGATAATATTTGTCCTGCAGCTTGTTGCCGGTCAGAACTGCCTTAGCAGCGTTAATGACAACAACATGGTCGCCACAATCAACGTTGGGCGTAAAAATCGGCTTATGCTTGCCGCGCAGAATGCTGGCAACGGTAGTGGCAGTGCGGCCCAGGGGCTTGCCTGCAGCGTCGATAACATACCACTCGCGCTTGATGCCATCTGCCTTCGGAAGAAAGGTTGACATAAGGTGTTTACCTCCTCAAAATTTTGCTTATCTTTGCAATGCTTTACTAGTATAACCATGTCCGCAAAAGCTGTCAAGGCATTATTTTAATTTATCAGCCCACTCTTGCACATTATCTCTCGTTTTCTCTCTGTTTCTCTTCGATTTGCGCGCGCCATTCTATTTTTAGAAAAAATTAAAAAAAGCTGTATTAAAGCGGGTTTGATTGGCTTTTCTCTCTAAACAAGCCTCGCAACACGCCGATAATGCAGCTAAATTAATTCCTTTTAACTCACTTTTAAAACGGGTAGGCCATTCATGCAAAAACTATAGTACAATTACAGCCACAAAACAGTCTTCTGATCATTATTTACTTTGGCACACAGCTAGAATGTAGTCTGGGATACGCTCATACAGGCGATATTCAAATCCCTCCGGCCCGTCTACGGTTCCATCGGCACGCAGCGTAAAGGACGCG from Oscillospiraceae bacterium MB24-C1 includes the following:
- the rpsI gene encoding 30S ribosomal protein S9 encodes the protein MYDSKPYLYGTGRRKSSVARVRVYPGSGSITINGRDIDDYFGLDTLKLIVRQPMALTDTLGKYDIICTVAGGGVSGQAGAIRHGLSRALLQVSDEMRPILKKAGLLTRDPRMKERKKYGLKAARRAPQFSKR
- the rplM gene encoding 50S ribosomal protein L13 codes for the protein MSTFLPKADGIKREWYVIDAAGKPLGRTATTVASILRGKHKPIFTPNVDCGDHVVVINAAKAVLTGNKLQDKYYRHHSGWVGGLKEVNYATLMKNNPEKAMMLAVKGMLPDNTLGRKALTRARIYRDANHNQEAQQPKAWNE